The Acidobacteriota bacterium sequence CAGCCGAGCCGATCCCCGCTACCGTAAGCGATGGCTTTACCGTGACCGCGGTGGGCGACCTGATCATGGCGCATCCGCAGATGGAGGCGGGCGACGCGGCGTTTTTCCCTGTGGCCAAGCTGATTCAGGGCGCTAGCGTCGGCTTCGGCAACATGGAAAACACCCTCATCGACCGGCGCTACTTCCAGGGCTGGCCGGCCGCGGAAAATGGCGGTGGCGATGAAAATGGCCCGCCCTCAATTGCGCCCGATCTCAAAAAGATGGGCTTCGCGATGCTCGGCCACGCCAACAACCACGACACCGACTGGGGTCTGACGGGCATGGAAGCCACCGACAAGGTGCTGGACGCCGCCGGCCTGGTGCATGCCGGCACCGGCCGCAATCTCGCTGCGGCGCGCGCGCCGCGCTATCTCGAAACCCGCTGGGGGCGCATTGCGCTGGTGGCGGCGACGTCGAGCTTCGAAGCCATGGAGCCGGCGGGCGCCCCGCTGGGAGAGGCGCTCGGCCGTCCGGGCGTGAGCACGCTGCGCACCACGCTCTATCACCTCGTCACCCAGACACAGCTTGACGCCCTGCGTCAGATCTACGACACGCAGCCGGAACATCCCGCTCACCCGCTGCCGGCCAACAGCAAAGGCTTCACCCTGTTCGGCGTGCATTACCGCCTGGGACTAACGCCGGCGCTGCATTACACCATGAACCCCTACGATCTCAGCGGCATTCTCAAGGGCGTGCGCGAGGGCAAGGAAGACGCAAACTTCGCAATCTTCTACATCCACAGCCACCAGCCCGGCAACTGGAGCCCGGTGCCCGCCGATTTCCTGCAGCCGCTGGCCCATGACGTCATTG is a genomic window containing:
- a CDS encoding CapA family protein: MRATPITLGLMLTAAVALAAQTPLPKPGPLPNPAAQIPAEPIPATVSDGFTVTAVGDLIMAHPQMEAGDAAFFPVAKLIQGASVGFGNMENTLIDRRYFQGWPAAENGGGDENGPPSIAPDLKKMGFAMLGHANNHDTDWGLTGMEATDKVLDAAGLVHAGTGRNLAAARAPRYLETRWGRIALVAATSSFEAMEPAGAPLGEALGRPGVSTLRTTLYHLVTQTQLDALRQIYDTQPEHPAHPLPANSKGFTLFGVHYRLGLTPALHYTMNPYDLSGILKGVREGKEDANFAIFYIHSHQPGNWSPVPADFLQPLAHDVIDAGADEFVASGPHRLRGIEIYKGKPIFYSLGNFFFELDDLELTAPAWMQREHLNAATTTDGEYEAYHTAHNFGANYWYQSVVAVTGFEHGKLSEIRLYPVDLGYHRIPQDRGVPQLAPPAEARAILERLQKLSQPYGTHIEIQGSVGIIHG